atatatatggggcccacaatttttttttttaattttagttgttgtttaatatatatggagctcacattttttttttgaggcCTACAACGGACGATGAAAAAGGAGCCCagccggctcttctatatagttagaAATTTGCCTCCTGTTATGAACTACTTTTGGTAGAAACATTTCTACTTCGGTTTGTAATATTAACCTATATGGCTCCGACCCATCGGGTCCAGCATAACGCAAACTCATGTTATGATGCTTTTAgcaaatttttaatataattatcTTTGATTACCAAACATAAAAGTCCCAAGTGTATAAACTGATCTTTCAAATTTTACTAATGCAAAAGATAATTTTTTAATCACGGTGGGCTTGACGTCAAAGGTTAACAGCATTTTCTCAAGATGGcagctaaatttttttttttatcattctaaataatttataatttatatttttttaaaaaaaaaatattaatattagGAAGTACGATTAGTTCTGGAGAGGAATGAGGGTCTTAATCATGTGGAGGGTTTTTAACTTTCACCCAGTAATTCTAAATGAGAAGATGCAGTTAAATTTTAATCTTGCAAGAGATGTGTAACAAACTGTAATATATCTATTTTCAAGTGTTCATAATCTTTTAAAAGGTAAATATTAAAATAGCGAACATATTATTCTTAATATGCATAAACTTGTTCTTGAATGAAATTCCCCTAAATCGAATAGTTCCAATGGATGAGTCTCCTAAATGCCAATGGCAACTCTCTCTAATTTTCGATCGTGAcatttgctttaaaaaaaaaagaagttcaaCCTACTTATAAACTATGTTTAAAAATTATAGATACAATGTATGGTAGTTAAATTCTCTCTAGCTTGTGACATATTAACAACATTTGGATGCAGTGGTCGATCATGTTCTATTCATTCTATCAATTTGTTTTTTGGTCCAGTGGAAAACAACAAAttaattaactaaaaaaaaactTAGCTTAAATCTGCTAGTAGAAGAAATTTCGTGTCCTTAGAGACAGGactccagagtatcaaatgcctATTCATGATTGTGGCCCTCATTTGCTAGAAATCGGCACATTGATTTGCCTCCCTCCAGATTTATCTAATTGTGGCCCTTTTGGCTTGTAGCAAGGTCGTGCCTCTTTTCATATATATTAAAAGTAAAATATTGCCATAATTGATTATTTATGGTTACATGGACATTTAAATTTATAGAACACATTCgtccaaataaatattttgaGCTAATTAATTACTAAACTAAATAGATATGAATTTAATTAAAAGCCCAACTTCATTGAACTAATCTATTTAATTGGACAACAAATGATGAGCCTACCTTATAGCCGAAGATATTATTTTATCCTAAAAATCTAAATTTATGCACGTGTTAAATAATGTGCAAGCCAAGTCAAATCATGAAGGAGCCCACGGAATCAATCCACATGCCAATGATGTGGCGTGCCAAGTTAAATCAAAAGAGCGATGAAAAAAAGTCATACGTGTAAGTAACATGTTATAGTCAATCACGTATGACCTTTCGCACTGCTTCAACCTAAATGGACAGTGATTCAAATCAACCAatcaattaaaagaaaagaatttGTCCGCATCATATATAATTCCTTTCTCCACACTATAAATAGGTTGTCATAACCAATAAGCGAGGTCAAAATTCAAAACACGAAGCAAGTGAGAACACAGGGATGAAGGTTATTATTTTCTGTAGAAGTTGCAAGCACTCAAGTATTTCTTTACAAGTTTCATGTACTTGAAAATCAATTGTTTAATCAAACTTTTAATAAAGAAATAGTAAGTGATTTTGAGTACTTGAATAAGTTATTTCGAGGTTTCAATTAGAAATTGAAAaggtattttttttctttctaaaaagtGCTTTTTATTTTTACAGCAAGATTATCCACATAAAAGAATCATAGTTACAATAGTAGCAAATTTCATTTATCATAATTTGACACTtacattatttcttgaaaatattggTCAATCACAAATTATTAATAAAATCACTTTTGAAATGATTTAGTCAAATACAAATTAATACTCTCCCAAAACACTTTGTAAGAAAGTATTTTCTTATAAAAATCACTTCTCAAATAAATTTGATTTCGGCAACCTGGCCAAACTGGCTAATAATCTCATACTTtcttaagggcctgtttggaaagccacctggtaattggaattagtgtaattacacagcctagtaattacacagtagtgtaattacaataacctgtttgtttgtcataacgtaattacattgtaattacaagcgtgttgtttggttgcacaagtgtaattacacagttagtttaattttagaataaaatttaattataaaaaattgaaattaatagttaaaaattattttcctttataaatgatattaaattagttatttaataacacattgtttcttggaaatatattaattaataatcatatatttgtaactaatattgtaaaaaaatatttgatatatatttttcaaattaataatatttaattgcaattaattataaaacttaaaagaagactttttttgtgagaacgtcatggattggatgttgacaaaaagataatatttataaatataatgccataacattattcaaatgtttgacacaaaaaattcatcaaatgtaagtgaaaaataaacaacatgcaatgtgaaagcaaataacttaaaattgaaaatataacctaaattcaaaatccaaaagaaaaagtttaacataatactctcatgtcaaattccaacattacataagtaagttccaacgtaacttaaataaataattcaaaagaaagggaaaatataagtctataacctcattcacaacgaaattctattataataacgtcactcgttatatgccaagtttgttaatgacttattctttccaatattaagaggtgtaggttcaaaaattagaataataatacgGTTATGcgaaatgaataaaataaaaaaataaaaataaaaacaagcaattacatggaaccacacgaagtaaaggttgggaatgagaagaaaggaaatgaaaaataaataatataaaaataaaaatacattttaaaaaataaaaataaaagagaatttaaaataatagaaattaaaaataaattaaaaatcaaaagaaattaaaataatagaaataaaaagaaaaagaaattaaaatagacaaaaaagaaacaaactaaaaataCAGGATGTAATTACACCCCCCGGAGAATTGCAGAGTGTAATTACACactctcaattacacccaattcccacctaactgtgtaattacttagTTAAACAAACatgtcaaactgtgtaattacactcaatttcaATTatctgggtggctttccaaacaggccgtAAGGGTGGTAGACAAAGATAAAACCATCTCTCTCCAAATAAACATTattagaaaaggagaaaaaaaaaaaggtttaagaaaataaagaatatTTGAAAACCAATGAATAATGTCCTTATAGAGGGGGTGTAGGGACAAAACAAGAAAATAGGGGAAAACATAAGGAAGAAAAAGGGGGTAGTATGGTAAGTACGAAACACATTAGGAGGGGTGGGGTATCCCATTATGACCTAAATACCCATCTTTCTCAACGTTAGCCCTAAGCTTGCAATTCCCAACACAACCCTTACAACCTTCAATTCTCTTTGCCCTTGTATTTCTTCAGCCTCCTTCCTTCCCTTCCTTACCCTTACTCTTCTTTTCCGATTTCCCCTTTCTCTCCTTGccctttttttctctctctctctctctctctctttttttacCCGCCATATTCAAAATTCTGTACACCCTTTTCTTGGGGTTCCAATTTGGAACCCTTTTTCTTGATCCTTAATCGATTTTGGACGAAATCTGAGATGGGTTTTGATGGGTTTTCTGTTTTCTTTGTGTTTTGATTGGAATCTTGGAGTTTTACTGAACTTGGGTCTACTCGATCTTGACTTCTGGGGCTCTCTTAATTAATGGTGAGTTTGGCGTTTTTATTGCTCCTTGAGTCGAGGGTTtattggaaacagcctctctatctcgacgaggtaggggtaaggtctgcgtacactttaccctccccagaccccacctggtgAGATTGTACTGGGTATGCTGTTATGGTTTAGTGTTTTATTGGGTTCCTGTTGCTAATTTGGTTTGTGGGTTGTGTCGTTTTGATATGTAGAATGCTGGGATATTTGACTATATATTGTTTGTTTTAGGGATTTGTACAGTTTATTGTATTGAGACTTGTTGGTTTAATTTATGCTTGTAGCTGGAAGGAGCTGCTGTTTTATTGAGTTTGATCAGTGTTCTGGACTAATATAGTGCTGGGAGCAGGTCAGATTGATTTATCcagttttttttcttcttgttttGGTTTTGTATACTGATAACAGGTTTGGGTTACTGTGCTTGTTTCTCCCTGCATACTATCTGGTCCAATATGCTAAATCATGAATTATATGCACTTTTGAAGCAGGCTGTAGTGAAGTCACTTGAAGCAAAAAGTAGTTTTGATATCTGTTAGTCGCTAGCTGATTCTCTGTCTTCAGAATTGGTACTTCATCAAGTGAGAGAAGAGTTTGATCTTTCCTCGGTACATTTTCAAAGTTTGTGTTCACACATTGACAGGACATCCTATTGATTGAAGTGTTTACTTTTGCAAAGACGAATGGCGAACCATGAGTTGATCCCTGGCCAAAATCAGGATTTGGCTGTTGATAGTGAGAACCAGGAAATAGTGTTTGACCACACTCATCAGGATATGGGCATAAGCCAGAACCACGGACTGGAACTAGCCCAGAACCATAACCATGAGCATGAGATGGGTATAGCGGACAGCCAAAATCATCCCGGGAATCACGAGCATCATGAGTATGAGCACGAGAATGGCTTACCAGTGGAGCAAAAGCCTGAGCATGAAAACCAGGAGTTGCCTAATGAAAACAATGAGTTAGTTGTTTCTGAACAAGATGAGTTAGGCATTGAGGAAAACCAAGAACTTGATGATAACTTGGAATTAGCTGTGGTTGAGAACCATGATATGGGTGTTGAACCTGCACATGAATTTGAACTCCACGATGGCCAGATGGTTCTTGCTTCGTCAGCTCATGTCCTTCAGGCTCGACAACTTTCAATAGCACCTGATTATGAGTTACATGTGGGACAAGAATTCCCTGATGTCAAAAGCTGCAGAAGGGCTTTACGTGACACAGCCATTGCTCTTCATTTTGAGATTCAGACCATAAAATCTGATAAAACTCGTTTTACTGCTAAATGTGCCAGTGAGGGCTGCCCTTGGCGCATTCATGCTGCAAAACTTCCAGGTGTACCCACGTTCACAATCAGAACAATTCATGACAACCATACATGTGGAGGAATCGCGCATCTAGGCCATCAGCAAGCCTCAGTTCAGTGGGTGGCCAACTCGGTGGAGCAACGGCTCCGGGAAAACCCAAATTGCAAGCCAAAGGAGATCCTTGAAGAAATTCACCGGACTCATGGAATCACCCTGTCTTACAAGCAAGCTTGGCGTGGAAAGGAGCGAATTATGGCTGCTATGCGCGGTTCCTTTGAAGAAGGTTATCGCCTTCTTCCTCCTTACTGTGAACAAGTTAAAAGGACAAATCCAGGGAGTATAGCATCAGTTTATGCAAACCCTGCTGATAATTGCTTTCAGCGGCTTTTTATATCATTTCAGGCTTCTATTTTTGGTTTTCTAAATGCTTGTCGCCCTCTTCTTGGGCTTGACCGGACGTTCTTGAAAAGTAAATACCTTGGTACTTTACTCTTAGCTACTGGTTTTGATGGTGATGGCGGCCTTTTTCCTCTAgcatttggtgttgttgatgagGAAAATGATGAGAACTGGATGTGGTTTCTCTCTGAACTTCGTACCTTGCTAGAGGTTAATACAGAAAACATGCCAAGACTTACCATCTTGTCTGACAGGCAGAAGGGTATTGTAGATGGGGTTGAAGCAAATTTTCCCACTGCTTTCCATGGTTTTTGCATGCGTCATTTGAGTGAAAGCTTCCGTAAGGAGTTCAACAATACAATGCTTGTTAACCTGTTGTGGGAAGCTGCACATGCTCTTACAGTCATTGAGTTTGAGGCTAAAATTCTTGAGATTGAGGAAATATCACAAGATGCTGCGTATTGGATTCGGCGGATCCCTCCACGATTGTGGGCCACAGCTTATTTTGAGGGATCAAGGTTTGGTCATTTGACTGCTAACATAGTGGAACAATTGAATAATTGGATTCTAGAGGCCTCTGGACTTCCAATAATTCAGATGATGGAATGCATCAGGAGGCAGCTTATGACTTGGTTCAATGAACGACGAGAGACCAGTATGCAGTGGGCATCAATTTTGGTGCCTACAGCGGAGATGCGAGTCGCAGATGCTCTTGAGCGTGCCCGGACTTATCAGGTTCTTCGTGCTAATGAAGCTGAGTTTGAAGTGATATCTCATGAGGGTACCAATATTGTTGATATCCGGAACCGTTGCTGCCTTTGTCGGGGCTGGCAACTCTATGGTTTGCCCTGTGCACATGCTGTGGCAGCACTACTTTCTTGCCGGCAAAATGTCCACCGGTTTACTGAGAGTTGCTTTACTGTTGCAACGTATCGGAAGACATATTCCCAAACGATACATCCTATTCCAGATAAATCATTATGGAAGGAGTTGACAGAGGGAGATCCAAATGCTGCCCAAGCAGTTGAGATTATTATAAACCCACCTAAGTCACTTCGGCCTCCTGGTAGGCCAAGGAAGAAGCGAGTTAGAGCAGAAGACCGTGGTAGGGTGAAGCGTGTTGTGCATTGTAGCCGTTGCAATCAGACTGGCCACTTCAGGACGACATGTGCAGCTCCAATTTGAGTTGTCTATGCAGACAATTCATTCAGTGCAAAAAAAAGAAGTCTGTGTGATATACCATTTTCCTGTGGAGAATCCTTCTTATATTCTGCAAAAGGATATTTCTAGTTAGCTGCTCAGTCCATAGTGATAACTTTTCATCTACTAGTCTAGCAAGCTTTATTGCCTTTTTTGGATTTGTTTAATAATACATTGCAACAGAGGATAGGGTTTGGTGATTATAactatatatgatatgatgaaaaTTGGCTTTCTTAGGTTGTGAATGCCACATGCAATTTACAGTCTTTGCACTCCCCTGCTCCCCTTGGCCTGGAATTTTGTTATTAATAATAAAAAGATGCTAAGTGCAGGTGCAGCAGACCCTTATTTTGTTATGTTCCAAACAAACGTTTGGTTAATGCTTATAATCTTGCGTATGCACACGTAGACAAGCATGGTCAATGGTGATCACTTCTTGTATTGCCATTATGATTAGTTGAGTCAGTTCCATTTGCCTTGCCTTAGTATTGCTGTTTTGTTCTACTCCATcctgattaaaaaaaaagagtccatTTAGCCATTtgaactcctagacaaaaatagataatttgactaaacaaTCCTTAATTAAATAAACATTggaatttgatcatataacacttaaaaggggcaaatctgaaaaaataagcttaattctttcttgatttgataagtggacacttttttttaccTAAGAAAAAAGGTTAAGTGGACATTTTTTTTGATTCGGAGGGAGTAGTTGGTTGTCTATATTCTTTggcatttttctttcctttttattggTTAAACTGTGTTGTCATCCACGCGTGATCCAACTTCAAAAGAATTTTGCTGCAAGTTATTTATGGTCTTCAATCAATACCTGGATTCTGGACTTGGGTTGAAGTTACAAGTTTTATGTTGCACATAAGAGTGTGGTCTAGTTGTCAATGAAGTGAAAAATGCCATAAGAGACTAAGGTTCAAATTTCAACAAAGACTCGGTACTTGTACCGATGGGAGGTAGTAAGTACCTAATAGATTAATCAAAATACACGTACTGGGTCACTAATGAATTTATCCAAGCACGTGTTAATAAATCAGTTGAGGTACATGATAAGGTGGCTCAAATAGGTAAATAATTATCTCATCAAGTATTTATATCAAACCAATTCAATATACCATAATTAAGTGATTTAatgaaattaaaatataaatttatcaTAGGTAAGTGAGACAAGTCTATATACAAACATATTTATCGATTTGGTGTAAATACTCTGCTGCTCAAACACCACCCTTATctgaaaagagaaaaagaaaaggggtTAACAAGTTATTGTACCTTTTGCACTTCATCTGTGTAACGTGAAAGTTTTTCTgccttttttaatttatttttcagaTGAACGTTGTTGCTGACTCTGATTTGATTGTTTTTTCAAAAACTTGGTAGAAACTAAAGCTAACTAATGAAGGGAGTAGCAAGGAATAAGTTAACCTCAAAGAGGTAACCCAACGGCAAGAAAACAAATTTGGTAGAAATTAATGCCAACTAATGAAGTGATTTGCATCGAGGAAATAGAAGCCTGCATAGCCCAGAATTGTGATTTATGGTAGTACTATAGTACCTTGTATCTAGTTTCTTATCATGTAAATTTCATTTAAAAAATATTACAAATATTGAATTGAGAAAATGAGAAGGTTTGGTCCTTACTATTCCTTCATTTTGATTTCTAACAttctcattttatccttaataacAATCTCTTATACTAATAAAACATGTTTAAGATTACAAGATTCaaaaattttatatatttttttaaattttgggtCTAATTAGATTAAGACACATAATCTTCGCTTTTGACCATAAACACTTTTGGTTCAAGTTTTTTACGTGCAATTTTTACTATTTTTTTAGTGTCTAGTGCAATTCTTTAtgtttcatattttaggatttgagGATCTTCTTAGTGTTTATTTCATCAAATCTAACCAACATAAATTT
The sequence above is a segment of the Lycium barbarum isolate Lr01 chromosome 6, ASM1917538v2, whole genome shotgun sequence genome. Coding sequences within it:
- the LOC132645318 gene encoding uncharacterized protein LOC132645318, whose product is MANHELIPGQNQDLAVDSENQEIVFDHTHQDMGISQNHGLELAQNHNHEHEMGIADSQNHPGNHEHHEYEHENGLPVEQKPEHENQELPNENNELVVSEQDELGIEENQELDDNLELAVVENHDMGVEPAHEFELHDGQMVLASSAHVLQARQLSIAPDYELHVGQEFPDVKSCRRALRDTAIALHFEIQTIKSDKTRFTAKCASEGCPWRIHAAKLPGVPTFTIRTIHDNHTCGGIAHLGHQQASVQWVANSVEQRLRENPNCKPKEILEEIHRTHGITLSYKQAWRGKERIMAAMRGSFEEGYRLLPPYCEQVKRTNPGSIASVYANPADNCFQRLFISFQASIFGFLNACRPLLGLDRTFLKSKYLGTLLLATGFDGDGGLFPLAFGVVDEENDENWMWFLSELRTLLEVNTENMPRLTILSDRQKGIVDGVEANFPTAFHGFCMRHLSESFRKEFNNTMLVNLLWEAAHALTVIEFEAKILEIEEISQDAAYWIRRIPPRLWATAYFEGSRFGHLTANIVEQLNNWILEASGLPIIQMMECIRRQLMTWFNERRETSMQWASILVPTAEMRVADALERARTYQVLRANEAEFEVISHEGTNIVDIRNRCCLCRGWQLYGLPCAHAVAALLSCRQNVHRFTESCFTVATYRKTYSQTIHPIPDKSLWKELTEGDPNAAQAVEIIINPPKSLRPPGRPRKKRVRAEDRGRVKRVVHCSRCNQTGHFRTTCAAPI